A window of the Oscillospiraceae bacterium genome harbors these coding sequences:
- a CDS encoding cation diffusion facilitator family transporter, whose protein sequence is MTEWLIRHFVPNNENTENQQVHAAYGRFAGTVGVASNLFLAVIKFIAGTLFHSLAITADAVNNLSDCASSVVTLMGFKLAEKPADEEHPFGHERIEYISGLIVSIAVLFVGIQLAQEGVSKILSPQAAQTGVLSIVILAVSICIKLWQSSFYQKVAKRIDSATLAATAADSRNDVFSTTAILVGIFITKLTGFNLDGYMGLAVAVLIIITGIQLIKETSDPLLGQAPDKKLVNQIYKSIMTYDGILGVHDLTVHNYGPNRWFASVHCEVDAHQDVLVSHDLIDNIERTVGAELGIQLVIHMDPIIADDPRTNELCHQVTEMVKAVEPQATIHDFRVVWGPTHSNLIFDVCAPYSCKLSNEELRRRVHVGIKALSENYYPVITIDRDYVPHSANNQEDNK, encoded by the coding sequence ATGACTGAATGGTTAATTCGTCATTTTGTGCCAAACAATGAGAATACAGAAAATCAGCAGGTGCATGCGGCATATGGTCGTTTTGCAGGCACTGTCGGTGTGGCGAGCAACCTTTTTTTGGCAGTAATCAAATTTATTGCGGGCACCTTGTTCCACAGCCTTGCTATCACAGCAGATGCTGTCAACAACCTTTCCGACTGCGCAAGCAGTGTCGTCACGCTGATGGGCTTTAAGCTGGCTGAGAAGCCTGCAGATGAAGAGCATCCGTTTGGGCACGAGCGCATTGAGTATATCAGTGGGCTGATTGTCTCCATAGCAGTCTTGTTTGTCGGTATTCAGCTGGCACAAGAGGGCGTTTCAAAGATTCTTTCGCCGCAGGCGGCACAGACGGGCGTCTTGTCGATTGTGATTTTAGCGGTTTCTATCTGCATTAAACTTTGGCAGTCTTCTTTTTATCAGAAAGTTGCAAAGCGCATTGACTCTGCCACACTGGCTGCTACCGCTGCAGACAGCCGCAACGATGTGTTTTCAACTACAGCCATTCTGGTTGGCATTTTCATCACAAAACTAACCGGCTTCAACTTAGACGGCTACATGGGTCTTGCAGTGGCAGTATTGATTATTATTACAGGCATACAGCTGATTAAAGAAACCAGTGACCCGCTGCTGGGGCAGGCACCAGACAAAAAACTGGTTAATCAGATTTATAAAAGCATTATGACTTATGATGGTATTCTTGGTGTACATGACTTGACAGTACACAATTACGGCCCAAACCGCTGGTTTGCTTCTGTACACTGTGAAGTGGATGCCCACCAGGATGTTTTAGTCAGCCATGACCTGATTGACAATATCGAGCGCACGGTCGGCGCAGAGCTGGGGATTCAGCTGGTTATCCATATGGATCCCATTATTGCCGATGACCCACGTACCAACGAACTGTGCCACCAAGTGACAGAGATGGTAAAGGCCGTGGAGCCACAGGCTACCATTCATGATTTTCGCGTAGTGTGGGGGCCGACACACTCTAACTTAATTTTCGACGTGTGCGCGCCGTATTCCTGCAAACTCTCTAATGAAGAGCTGCGCCGGCGTGTGCATGTGGGCATTAAAGCACTCAGTGAAAACTACTATCCGGTGATTACAATAGACCGCGACTATGTGCCGCACAGTGCCAACAACCAGGAAGATAATAAGTAA
- a CDS encoding FumA C-terminus/TtdB family hydratase beta subunit: MDKIKINAQEMTQQAPLLHAGEQVLLSGVIYTARDQAHKRIRALMTEGKPLPFTLAGATVYYAGPTPTPPNLPIGACGPTTSGRMDPYTPALLDAGLKCMIGKGGRSEEVCQAICRNRAVYLCAVGGAGALAAQCVKKLEVIAFEDLGCESVKRLTVQNFPLLVAIDCHGGSLFANK, encoded by the coding sequence TTGGATAAAATAAAGATAAATGCACAGGAAATGACACAGCAGGCGCCTTTGCTGCACGCAGGGGAACAGGTACTTTTGAGCGGCGTGATTTACACTGCACGCGACCAGGCCCACAAACGTATTCGCGCGCTGATGACAGAGGGAAAGCCGCTGCCGTTTACGCTGGCAGGGGCTACTGTTTATTACGCTGGGCCTACCCCTACGCCGCCCAACTTGCCGATTGGTGCCTGCGGACCGACCACTTCCGGCCGCATGGACCCCTATACACCGGCTCTGCTGGATGCAGGTTTGAAGTGCATGATTGGCAAGGGCGGGCGAAGTGAAGAGGTTTGCCAGGCCATTTGCCGCAATCGTGCGGTATACCTGTGTGCAGTCGGTGGGGCAGGCGCTCTGGCGGCGCAGTGCGTAAAAAAACTAGAAGTTATCGCTTTTGAGGACCTGGGGTGCGAGTCAGTTAAGCGGCTTACAGTGCAGAATTTTCCGCTTCTAGTGGCGATTGACTGCCACGGCGGCAGCCTTTTTGCAAATAAATAG